One window from the genome of Drosophila albomicans strain 15112-1751.03 chromosome 2L, ASM965048v2, whole genome shotgun sequence encodes:
- the LOC127565041 gene encoding uncharacterized protein LOC127565041, with the protein MNSFIARRGVPLRMYSDNATNFVGTNNVLKELQMEFTKQQEKLQLFASEMGMEWHFIPPRAPHFGGLWEAAVKSAKHLLVRQMANASLTESEVRAHLADVEAILNSRPLTPLSSDPNDGEALTPGHLLIGQAIRSLPQGSVPDRPNKELTYLRRWQMLSTLRQRFWLAWSKDYIHNLQIRTKWKSPQPGLEVGCLVLVHEDNTPPQRWITGRVAGVTRGTDGQIRVAEIRTGTGTFKRPIHKLARLPVI; encoded by the coding sequence CTTCATCGCAAGGCGTGGCGTTCCACTTCGGATGTATTCGGACAACGCCACCAACTTCGTCGGGACAAACAACGTACTCAAGGAGCTACAGATGGAGTTCACGAAGCAGCAGGAGAAACTGCAGTTGTTCGCGTCGGAGATGGGGATGGAATGGCACTTCATCCCTCCTCGAGCCCCACATTTCGGAGGGCTGTGGGAAGCCGCGGTGAAATCCGCAAAGCATCTCCTCGTCCGGCAAATGGCCAACGCGTCACTGACGGAAAGCGAGGTCAGAGCTCATCTGGCAGATGTCGAGGCCATCCTCAACTCGCGGCCTCTCACTCCACTCAGCTCCGATCCCAACGATGGCGAGGCTCTAACGCCGGGCCATCTTCTAATCGGGCAAGCCATACGTTCGCTGCCGCAAGGATCCGTGCCAGACAGGCCCAACAAAGAGCTGACGTATTTGCGACGGTGGCAAATGTTATCCACGCTCAGACAGCGGTTTTGGCTCGCGTGGTCGAAGGACTACATCCACAACCTCCAAATCCGCACCAAATGGAAGTCTCCACAGCCCGGCTTGGAGGTCGGATGCCTCGTCCTGGTTCACGAGGACAACACGCCACCTCAGCGGTGGATAACTGGAAGGGTCGCAGGCGTAACCAGAGGAACAGACGGCCAAATACGGGTGGCCGAAATTAGAACGGGCACTGGTACATTCAAGCGCCCAATCCATAAATTAGCACGGTTGCCAGTGATTTGA